DNA sequence from the Alosa sapidissima isolate fAloSap1 chromosome 13, fAloSap1.pri, whole genome shotgun sequence genome:
TAATGCTCATCCCCAAATCAGTTACTGTTGGCTATGGGACTAACCTTCAGAGATTGCATTTATGTTCTCCAGGGCAGCCTGTGCAGACTTAAAAGGGAAGAATGCTGCTAGTTTCACTACATTGTTGAACTTGCCAATGTTCAGGACGCTTTCCTCCACCTGAAATAGATGGGGCCATATCATAAACAAATATGCACTGCACCACATTGCAGAACGCGTAACATATAGTAACAGCAAAAATGTTAACCAATTCGAAACACACCTGGGGTAGCAGCATTCCAATCTCTTCAACCTCTTTGACGGCGAACAGCGCGTAACCCGCCGCATGTTCGAATAGCACGTGCAACAATACCTGTGGAAAAGATGGTTGGTTACTTGTGTTGCTCAATCCAATGGCTGACTATCCCCTTCAAATTATGTCTCAATAAATCGATCTTGACCTTATTTAACGTACACACGTGTCAACCTAAAGCCAGCGGCCACTCGCCAGCTGAGGTTAGGTTACCGTCGCACCACGTGGTAAGTACAAGCGGTCTCGTTCCTACTACAATCAAATCCGTCAAATTGAAATTCAGATgtcaaattaattttatttgtgACCAGCCTGCATAATCCTCACTATGGTGGGGCGCGTATGTGTTTACCGATTGGCCACATCTATGTACAGAAGTTATCGGGTATGCTAGCTATCCTGGTTAGCATAGGGCCAGGGCGTGCATGCTTAGAAGACCACGTGTGTCCGACAATCAGCCACATAACAATTGATTGCACGTCGTTTACTACTATAAATACCTTTTAAAACGGAGAAAATATTGTCTATAATAAAAATACAAGTGTGCGCCTTTAAATGAGCCTAGTTGAAATCCTACCCGCCGATTAAATGTCATTAAATCGAGGCCTACGCATCGTGCTACTTGCTCACCAGTTTACACAGCTAACGTTAACCACCACATCCTGAATCTCTTGCAATAATAACGTTACAAACAACTATTAACCTGTTACAGATATGCAACATATTGATCACCACATTATTGCATTACCAACACCGAGATATGAAACAGGTTCAATCTAAAATTTAAGATATTGGAGTGATGTGCTAATGTTAGCCAGCTACGAAAAGTTCGCAATGTGGTCTCAGATTTTGTTGCAATAAATCTATTATCCTCACTCAGTGATTTTGGGATGGCTTCTACTTGCTCATAAATGCATATCAAACTGTTATTCATCGATCGACCAACTAAATGACAGAATAAGTCGTTTCTGCTCAAACAAAAACTTAGCCTACCATTATTTGAGAATCTTGTGCGACACACCACAGTGTGTTCGCCAGACGATGACTTCTTCAGGAAAGACTCCTGTGTGAGAGTACGCGGCCACATGACTTTATTCACGGCCTGTTGTTCTATCGCGAGATTTATTtactgccctctgctggtaGTTGTTCAAAATATTCAAATAggttctccatctccatctctagaAAACACATCATCATATGCAGGCTCACTATAACTGTCCTTTTTGCTTTTTTAGCACAGTGTGTCCATattgttcattttttttatgttcctAAATATAATTTTTGCCAGCTTAACACACTACATCTCAGTTTTGTCTTCAACCTTTTTCCCTCCGAGAGCTACCCAACAGCTGAATAAGTTTTTGCGTTTTAAGGCTCTTCTCAACTCCTTTACCCTCTTTGTTTGTAGACTGTGAATTTGATATTATGGGAATTTTAACAGGTTTACCAAATGACTGTTATCAAATTTACAAACATTTTCCTTGAACCTTTTGGAGAGCAAGCCTACTCAGAAACAGGTGGGGAGGCACTGGTAGCTCACAAGCTACCTGTTGGAGACCCCTGGCCTACACACTTAAAAATATTTGTAGAAGCAAACAAATTGGTGCAAGATCATCTGATGGCTGCTACAAGTTGCCCACTCCCTTCCACTGATTACTGAATAACAGACTTTCCGGTATCCAAACTCTCCAATGCAGGATATATCTGAAGTGTTATGACAGGAGCATATGTGTGAGAGATGTCTGAGATAGTTTCCACTGAGAAATGCATGTATTGCTTTGGAGAGCATGATGTCTTAATCTCCTGTCTGGTGTTGTAAACATCTTTGTTGTCAGGATACAATATGAGAGGATCCAAATTCTAATCTAAGTTTGCAAACACACCTCTCAATGCAtgcacatgtacgcacacatacagaacgTACACTCCAATACTGTGTTTGAGTATTGGTGAACAGATGGTTcccttttaacacacacacacacacacacacacgcacgcacacacacgcacacacacactttcttgctctctcgctctttctctctctcaaaacatgTGTTGGGTAAAATCCTTACCATCCTTTTTGGTAATGATGGCATCAATATGTGTAAGCTGTTGATTAAAACAGTCTCAAACTCCCCAGACATCTAACAACTTTGCAGGGCCTGTGTCTGAGTGCATCTTGTTTTTGTTGCTATTGTTAGTGCATCTCCTAGATGACTTCACCAAGTGAGACTGCTTTGCTTTTGAGAGAATGTGTTTTTCTTGTCAGTAGTAGACTTGGCACTACTCCCACACACGTCTCTTTAAGTTCTGATCAGGATTAAGATtccatttcattttaatttcttGTCATTACCATTTTGCAAATGGCATGACACATTGAGTGCAGCAACTGCAAGTGTGATGCAAgaagacaaaaaagaaacaaccataaacaaaacaatcaaatGCATATTACTATTAAACATCAAAAATAAGTATTACAGTAGATATCATAAGTGTTTCTGAGGAACTGTCATCATAGTAAAACTATGGACCATTTTCCTATACTAAACCTAATGTTAAAACTTATTTTCAATGAATATCTTCATTGACATTCTCATTTAGTCTAAGATTAACAGGCATAATCAAAACATCAAAACAGTCAAAACAAACCAGCATATTTCTCATGAAATCTATCCAGTAAAAGGCTTATATAATGTCCCAACAACCTATTTTAATCAGCTCAAGGGCAGCTCAAGTGTCTTCAAATCGCCTTCTGTGCCTCAAATATCTTATCTCAAGTATAGCAAATGGCAATAACCCAAAAGGGGCAATAACCCAAAAGACCAAATTCCTGGAATATGTCTGTTTCTACGAGTTGAAGGAAGGGGGTTGTGCGGAGCTTTGGGAACGCAACGTCAGGGACGGACAGCTCCGGATTGCCATGAGGATTCTGCCTCTATAAATCCCCAGGAGAAACTGCCCTGAGCCAGAAAGCCACCCCCACGCAGCTGATCTTGACACAGAGGATCAACCAAGTTTTCAGTGCACACCTACGACAGGTGAGAATGGACCCCCCGCCACGTCTCTCTCTTTTGGACGCCGTTTGTCCTTACATCCTTTCTCCAGTGATCGTTTGTTTGTTCCTCTTCTTGTGtttttcttgctttctctctgtgtcttcttCATGCTGTCAGTTGGTTGACCTCGTTTGTGAAGACATGTTTTATCTCATGACACTGTGTCCCTGTCTGCCTGGAGAATTTCATGTACAACATTTCATGTGTAACAATTCTATTCTCTCTGCACGGTCCTCTTCCATCTGTAAGTTCATAATATGTTCAAAACTATTAGTGTATGCCTGTatgttgtatttttattttgtgtgtttatgtatgtattcatTAATTTGCATTTAGTATATATGtaagcatgtggtgtgtgtgtgtgtgtgtgtgtgtatttagctACAGGAACAGTAAAGATGCGTGGTGCGGTGTTGGGATgcctgctgctggtgtgtgctGTGCTCCTGCTGGTCGAGCAAGCCGAGGGTCATATCACCTTCTTCAGCCCCCAACAGATGGAGGAGATGCGGGTAACGACCAGAGTCCCCACAGTGGAGGTGTAGGGCAGAGGAAAAAGGGAGAGGCTTACAGTAGCTCTCACCTTTATCTCTCACAGGTCAAGGCATCTTGACATGTTATTCCCTAATGGAGTGCCCATGTAATTTATGTGGGCACTTTGTAagcttacacaaacacatacatctctcagcatgtgtgcacacacacagaccatgtgCTCCATTGCTGTGTTTCCACATGCAAAGCACTGGTCACTCCTCTCCCCTAAAGTAAAGCATAGAGGTATAGAGATACTGTGATATTAGGAAAACTCTTCTACTTGATGGATAGATTAATGATGTTATCGCTGTATGTATGGCCTAACTTCAGAAAATAGGAGCCATAGAAGTCCTTAGAgaggcagtcgtggcctactggttagggctttgggcttgtaaccggagggttgccggttcgatccccgaccagtaggaacggccgaagtacccttgagcaaggcacctaacctctcactgctccctgagcgctgctgtagtaaggcagctcactgctctgggttagtgtgtgcttcacctcactgtgtgtttactgtgtgctctgtgtgttcactaattcaaggatgggataaatgcagagaccaaattccttgtatacgcaagtatacttggccgagaaacatgatttacatttacattttaaattaCACCATCATACTTCCCACCTGGCGATGTCCATAGATAATCATGTCCACTTTGTGTTGGCTTGGGCAAATGTCATGTGTTCTGATTGGCTCTGTTTCTGTAAATGGGAGTACTTGCTCAGTTTCTAATGCTACATTGCCCATCTATACGATATACTATATATCTATACCATCTATATActacccatatatatatatactctatatATCTAGAATATGTGACAAAAAGCAGCAGTTCCACCCTGATAGGATGAAAGATTGGTTGTACTCTCATCTATCTCCAATCTGACTCCTGTCATTGAGACTGAATGACTCATGACTATCTTGCTgattttgtgttgtgtggtggtgtggtggtgccTTACCCTTTACGGACTGGacctgtggggtatactacgaagcacgttagacatatctaggctatgtagacatatcgaggcttgacaaagccttgactcaggggtatacttaagtgatactacgattgccgttatgtgatatattagtcaaactaggctttcagctcagatctgtgcgcgttctcggtgttgggatgattttggccaatcgtgtaacgtggagacgcacaagaccgcctctatttaaaaacaattacttccgcattcatgagcgatagcttaatctaaactgcggtcatttttgtgtctaacctataacatcaaataaatcaattgtcatctgttgttgtatggtatgcacgtccatagttggatatttgcacgcacagcactattaaagcgcattcgagacccaaaatgttagtagaggcggagctccacctgtaagatatatgacagaatcctacacgtgagataacttcgtttttaagacaattgattggtcagtgtgcggtagattacacgatttgagctataacttgtcacataacctcctcccgaccaggggcctgtactacgaacgGAGCTTAAcatacccagatgtaacccagggttactttgttaaaccaggttgacaaaacctggttatcttaagtggtgttaatcggtactacgacgctgattatgaagttgatttgttgagccggggttaacctcattggagtttgtgcgcgttcacataaaaggggcgggttgcagcgcaagtcaccactttcaatgatgacgcgatcatcttattttacggatgaattattatgacaagttatgaggaattaaaacccactctacgaaaaacgtcggcagtgaacaaagcaaggctgttggcaacgtatttgcagatcgggtagcctaaatgcctaaaagtaaagttttagatagatagatagatactttattgatccccaggggaaattcaatttattcccacatgttcttcaaatatgtgttacggaggattagtagcttgcggaatgtctgaaatgagttgaaataattaaatagcctattttgagttcatagaaaggcctacagatgcaaccgaattcagaagtgggcatatagattacagtaataaggataatgtaatgtttaagtagcccccattgactgatttagtgtatgcctaatcctgtgaacatttcagatgcaacaccattgccaaacgcacatggcaacaggtgaaaatgaaacacaaaaacattattcagaatagtaggtttatatagttatagcttgcattaatatttcttaattatgaaaacatgtaggcctagcttatagccttggcctctgttttacagctaacaagaaaaaggtgtctttgaacactactgtaggaggaaaggcaccagcGTGTTTACACTAGCAGAAGAGTTgaagtggaaggccgattatggaggggattgagggaggcattcggtcggattctggtgctgtggaaatgtgtagcctttatgtgcagggtacagtaacattcaattcaacaagtttgttaaaattgtggctattcttgctcagattttCAGCATACTCTatgcctatgtccgatttattttcggacatacagtattcttgcatcaccgcgatgaataggcctacatgaatgtccacgtacgggcattgctatgagacgtctttctagatcatctgacaaagataacgaattcccttggCTGAcaatatcttcatagagaatatcgtccgggtaggctatatatattttctggcggtctctaaaacccctcgccctgcgaagagagtccctcacgatttgcgctccaatgtctagatcatccaggtacgccgacatgtctcgggagaaattgttagtggaggggtggtaggccctacttataaagggtgtggttaacggaaacctcgggttaaccaagaacataacctgctcggagcaggtttgagatgcagcgtaaattgccacggcagcatacctcggttaaaacctatccaccttccgtagtacgggttaatcgggaagttacgccacacgtgatcaagttactctcgaagttacccagataagccagtaaccccgcttcgtagtacaggccccaggtttggttgacagcatacgataccatggtgatatagcgacactaaaacagattcactttcgtgtcacagcatagcctggctttgagcgcaacatacctcgctaaccatggaggtattatatataacgtcgctaacccactaatcgagattcgtagtacaccccactgCTTTCTACTGTGTTTTGATTGGTGATGGTTGTATTGCTCTCTGTTCATTGTCTCTGCAGTTAAAGGGAAAGGGCCCCCGTTCAGAGGACAAAACACCTGAGGAAACGTCAGTTCAGCCACTACCGCTGGAGGAGGATCCCCAGgtccatgtgagtgtgtgtgtgtgtgtgtgtggagaataaGAGAGTATAAGTTCAAACACAAATGTATTGTCATCTCTGAAGGGCACAGAGGTTGAGATCTCTATCAAACTGACTGC
Encoded proteins:
- the mlnl gene encoding motilin-like; this encodes MRGAVLGCLLLVCAVLLLVEQAEGHITFFSPQQMEEMRLKGKGPRSEDKTPEETSVQPLPLEEDPQVHGTEVEISIKLTADQLEHVTKEIVKDALEIGAA